From the Tetrapisispora phaffii CBS 4417 chromosome 10, complete genome genome, one window contains:
- the PHO80 gene encoding Pho80p (similar to Saccharomyces cerevisiae PHO80 (YOL001W); ancestral locus Anc_6.26): MAEHLTFKTNNIPNICNNTNHNDSDNNNDENIETIMLPTSFLKCSRSDLVVLISRMLTFLIQINDRNEILTENNSAMIPTQTDVNNKNNNNMINLTRFHSRVPPNISVNNYLIRLTKYASLEHSVLLSSLYYIDLLSSVYPEFKINSLTVHRFLLAATTVASKGLSDSFCTNSHYAKVGGVRCSELNILETDFLRRINYRIIPRDDNIKLCKLEKKSSQFTLDLGDLLAANIQPELTHPNSGYNVLNIYYRKMVQIVGLLKNSTDKSKKVNYIIQTNYNDTNISDIDDNRKVIQIYAQHITPQKRNYDDHVNILTKGEQIQQTDKSVMSKPEDGLPKVPKYSPEYAPKYNILNSNE; the protein is encoded by the coding sequence ATGGCTGAGCACCTAACctttaaaacaaataatattcccaatatttgtaataatacTAACCATAATGATAGtgataacaataatgatgaGAATATAGAAACAATAATGTTACCAACATCGTTCTTAAAATGCTCACGTTCTGATTTAGTTGTTCTAATTTCCAGAATGTTAACATTTTTGATTCAAATTAACGatagaaatgaaattttaacaGAAAACAATTCTGCAATGATCCCAACGCAAACAgatgtaaataataaaaataacaacaatatgataaatttaacaaGATTTCATTCAAGAGTTCCACCAAATATTTCAGTTAATAATTACTTGATACGGCTAACAAAATATGCTTCTCTAGAGCATTCTGTACTTTTATCGTCCCTTTATTATATCGATTTACTATCGTCAGTCTACCCAGagtttaaaataaattctttaacaGTTCACAGATTTCTGTTGGCTGCAACAACTGTGGCAAGTAAAGGTTTAAGTGATTCATTTTGCACAAATTCTCATTATGCAAAAGTTGGAGGTGTCAGATGTAgtgaattaaatattttagaaacAGATTTCCTGCGAAGAATTAATTACAGAATTATACCAAGagatgataatataaaattatgtAAACTGGAAAAGAAAAGCAGTCAATTCACGCTTGATTTAGGTGATTTATTAGCCGCAAATATTCAACCGGAGTTAACCCATCCAAATAGTGGATATAATGTTTTAAACATATATTACAGAAAAATGGTTCAAATAGTTGgtttattaaagaattcaactgataaatcaaaaaaagtCAACTACATAATCCAAACTAATTATAATGATACAAATATTTCAGATATCGATGACAACAGGAAAGTTATACAAATCTACGCTCAGCATATAACACCACAGAAAAGGAACTATGATGATCATGTTAATATTCTTACAAAGGGAGaacaaattcaacaaaCTGATAAATCAGTTATGTCAAAACCAGAAGATGGTCTACCAAAAGTGCCCAAATATTCTCCTGAATACGCACCtaaatacaatattttaaattctaaTGAATAG
- the PFA4 gene encoding palmitoyltransferase PFA4 (similar to Saccharomyces cerevisiae PFA4 (YOL003C); ancestral locus Anc_6.28), with product MPVKFKWPWMGIAIPCVLISFIGYLSHYYILRQHLSLIKQCYFEFSLTMIWVSYYMAIIINPGKPGKNFKPLPHEWRNFCKKCNNYKPERSHHCKTCNQCVLMMDHHCPWTMNCIGFNNFPHFMRFLLWIMATTGFLLFYQIKRIIYMWNNRNLPSYLFERSEVIALFVCTPLNLFILLTITLLFCRCLFNQIINGKTQIEDWEMDRLENRFYLKKLLPQLILNLWELYPELKSAKHDEEAERLIEKKGIRYDSIVNFPYDLGIFKNITALVGQPLYWLWPFGGPSGNGMNFEKNEIALFDPDSSLPVFTLALPWPPDKGRHNNSKTLNTDSNVEFITTDGEQVVRNRTHAKNPILSREEWFNEWGENLEDFGVDVEMEN from the coding sequence ATGCCGGTAAAATTTAAGTGGCCATGGATGGGTATTGCAATCCCTTGtgttttaatatcatttattgGCTACCTATCACATTACTATATTCTAAGACAGCATCTATCATTGATTAAACAATGCTATTTCGAATTTTCACTCACTATGATTTGGGTCTCATATTACATGgctatcattattaatcCAGGTAAACCAGGTAAGAATTTCAAACCGTTACCTCATGAATGGAGGAATTTTTGTAAGAAATGTAACAACTACAAGCCAGAGCGTTCTCACCATTGTAAAACTTGTAATCAATGCGTGTTGATGATGGATCACCATTGTCCCTGGACAATGAATTGTATTGGCTTTAATAATTTCCCACATTTTATGAGATTTTTATTATGGATTATGGCCACAACAGGCTTCCTTTTGTTCTatcaaattaaaagaatcatatatatgtgGAATAATAGGAACTTACCATCTTATCTTTTCGAAAGATCAGAAGTCATTGCGTTATTCGTATGCACACCATTAaacttatttattttactaaCAATTACATTACTATTCTGCAGATGTTTatttaatcaaataataaatggTAAGACACAGATTGAAGATTGGGAAATGGATAGGTTAGAAAATAggttttatttaaaaaaattattgcCTCAATTAATACTAAATCTGTGGGAACTTTATCCTGAGTTAAAATCTGCGAAACACGATGAGGAAGCTGAAAGACTGATAGAAAAGAAAGGAATACGATACGATAGTATCGTGAACTTTCCATATGATTTAGgtatttttaaaaacattacAGCACTTGTTGGTCAGCCTTTATACTGGCTGTGGCCTTTTGGAGGACCATCTGGAAATGGTATGAACTTcgaaaaaaatgaaatcgCACTTTTTGATCCTGATTCCTCACTACCAGTATTTACTTTGGCCTTGCCATGGCCACCTGATAAAGGACGTCACAATAATAGCAAAACTTTAAATACTGATTCAAATGTTGAATTTATAACAACAGATGGGGAACAAGTGGTAAGAAATAGAACACATGCCAAAAATCCAATTTTAAGTAGAGAAGAATGGTTTAATGAATGGGGAGAAAACTTGGAGGATTTTGGCGTTGATGTAGAAATGGAAAACTAG
- the SIN3 gene encoding transcriptional regulator SIN3 (similar to Saccharomyces cerevisiae SIN3 (YOL004W); ancestral locus Anc_6.29), whose translation MSQVWNQSQNSNGSANGSATPGPATNAMDVDGNEANKPVVLPSFSKLNNNSSNGSVNSNANASTSSNTTTQTPLHHFPNSNANVNSNSLSVASFDNPLPVKTETTPAISAETSIPNVNTTYSATAGTTASANDSKESDEQFYRPLNVKDALTYLEQVKLQFSSRPDIYNHFLDIMKDFKSQSIDTPGVIERVSTLFRGYPSLIQGFNTFLPQGYTIECTNNPNDPIKVTTPIGSETIPYAKPIPSAATNTNVPGPTTSTSPPTAATTTGTTTPVAANTTAIPNITRNKETNAIENVATAAQPSLLPNLGTPSHTEVTKSESVIQSSANAPIQPNMHNMTQDTMKITEKPADVEFSQAVSYVNKIKNRFVDEPDIYKTFLEILQTYQKEQKPIHEVYSQVTILFQNAPDLLDDFKKFLPDNNNSAGAETNQNIQANAMQYQQLHQNNVAIPQHIYENNTYYQNNVPTAAAAAANAAGNVVTIQSLPPLGNFLPPSNKNNNTTAVNNNLMGISSIMHPKVDHIQSQQYIADQKQAYTPAQQQSTTQLTNEAMQISELRGSPMMDGQTARNLANVNYSPAELNQLQAQQHISIQQQQQQQQQQQQQLQMQMQMQMDGGYPQDISVRPEIDLDPSIVPVIPEPVEPIEDSLSLVEETNFFDKAKKFINNKQIYMEFLKILNLYSQNILNVNELVEKVQYYLGSNKELFDWFKGFVGYQDKPKHIENIVHEKHKLDLDLCEAYGPSYKKLPKTDTFMPCSGRDEMCWEVLNDDWVGHPVWASEDSGFIAHRKNQYEETLFKIEEERHEYDFYIESNLRTIQTLETIASKIANMTEEERANFKLPIGLGHTSVTIYQKVIRKVYGKERGFELIDALHEYPAVAVPIILKRLKQKDEEWRRAQREWNKVWRELQQKVYYKSLDHLGLTFKQADKKLLTTKQLISEISSIKVDQTNKKLHWLTPKPKSQLDYKVADRQILYDILKLTDVFINHTSNYSNPDKERLRDFLQSFISLFFFIPLADIKAAIKIRSPLDDTKTDSEESSGDSDKFPKKRSIEDDDISFHDILDKVKYQKVKQGLDKNETFSNDISSATSVDDDELIRQEAQKPWLLGSIVDDANSLGIIQNRSKYNIFGNTNIYVFIRHLITLYERLNEAKQMNAEVTEEIKNRSIVPFAKDLNLVSTQLKNMGLDFEGTDSYKQLLDLSTRLIEGNLEHHWFEESLRQAFRNKAFKLYTIDKVTQSIVKHAHTIMSDTKTAEIMMLMEKDRSCATTSSKDQILYRLQARSHMSTTDNMFRIEFNKSSDNISIQYIGMDDLTLGEPKTAEEKWKYYITSYALSHPTEGVPQEEIQIPFLEKILETEEAYAEEEEVINDKYSPKGVSQSDLKIKISPENYALEIEPGSFDTFSRLSMNKYPIDVTSDDYKNKKKLSIDRVNAFLNGKFGWKQSLSEDEINNINLKYSHIKKYGSLKNYVVPVVAAIPNKPLENKEKTQEEETPDVANLESKVVESSSSTTNEVKA comes from the coding sequence ATGTCACAGGTTTGGAATCAATCACAAAACTCGAATGGTTCTGCCAATGGCAGTGCCACCCCTGGTCCTGCTACTAACGCCATGGACGTCGATGGCAATGAGGCCAATAAACCCGTTGTTCTGCCTTCTTTTTCgaagttaaataataacagtAGTAATGGATCTGTAAATTCAAACGCCAATGCAAGCACAAGTTCTAACACCACTACACAAACGCCTTTACATCATTTCCCAAACAGTAATGCAAACGTCAATTCGAATAGTTTGTCAGTAGCAAGTTTCGATAACCCTTTACCTGTGAAAACTGAAACTACGCCTGCCATTTCCGCAGAAACATCTATTCCAAATGTTAATACAACGTATTCTGCCACTGCCGGCACTACTGCTTCTGCTAATGATTCAAAGGAATCGGATGAGCAATTCTATAGGCCGTTAAATGTCAAGGATGCTTTGACGTATTTGGAACAAGTAAAATTACAATTCAGTTCGAGACCAGACATTTACAATCATTTCTTAGATATAATGAAGGACTTTAAATCACAATCAATTGACACTCCGGGTGTAATCGAACGTGTATCGACTTTATTTAGAGGTTATCCATCTCTAATACAAGGTTTTAATACTTTCTTACCACAAGGATATACAATTGAATGTACAAATAATCCAAATGATCCAATCAAAGTCACAACTCCAATAGGTTCTGAAACTATACCTTATGCTAAACCAATTCCAAGTGCTGCAACTAATACTAACGTGCCAGGTCCAACCACTTCGACATCACCGCCAACAGCGGCAACAACAACTGGCACTACCACACCTGTAGCTGCAAACACTACCGCTATTCCAAATATCACAAGAAATAAGGAAACCAATGCTATTGAAAATGTAGCTACTGCAGCCCAACCTTCATTACTGCCTAATCTTGGAACTCCTAGTCACACAGAAGTAACAAAATCAGAGTCAGTTATCCAGTCTTCTGCAAATGCTCCTATACAACCCAATATGCATAATATGACTCAAGATACCATGAAGATCACTGAGAAACCTGCAGATGTTGAGTTTAGCCAAGCTGTAAGttatgtaaataaaatcaaaaatagaTTCGTCGATGAACCTGATATCtataaaacatttttagAGATATTGCAAACTTATCAAAAGGAACAAAAACCAATTCATGAAGTTTACTCACAAGTAACCATATTATTCCAAAATGCTCCtgatttattagatgattTCAAAAAGTTTTTACCggataataataattccGCTGGTGCAGAAACAAACCAAAATATACAAGCTAACGCAATGCAGTATCAACAGCTTCATCAGAACAATGTCGCAATTCCACAACATATCTACGAGAATAATActtattatcaaaataatgTCCCAACAGCTGCAGCTGCAGCTGCTAATGCTGCTGGAAACGTCGTGACTATTCAAAGTTTACCTCCATTAGGTAATTTTTTACCTCCTTCtaacaaaaataacaacACAACGGCTGTTAACAACAATTTGATGGGAATTTCGTCAATAATGCATCCAAAGGTAGACCATATTCAATCGCAACAGTATATTGCAGATCAAAAACAAGCCTACACTCCGGCTCAACAACAATCAACGACTCAATTAACAAATGAAGCAATGCAAATTTCTGAGTTGAGAGGAAGTCCCATGATGGATGGTCAAACAGCTAGAAATCTTGCAAATGTCAATTATTCACCAGCTgaattaaatcaattacaaGCTCAACAACATATTTCCattcaacaacaacagcagcaacagcagcaacagcaacaacaattaCAAATGCAAATGCAAATGCAAATGGATGGAGGATATCCACAAGATATATCCGTAAGACCTGAAATTGATTTAGATCCAAGCATTGTTCCTGTTATTCCTGAACCTGTCGAACCTATTGAAGACAGTTTGTCTTTGGTCGAGGAAACAAACTTCTTCGATAAAGCCAAAAAATTCATCaacaataaacaaatttatatggaattcttaaaaattttgaatttatattcTCAAAACATTTTAAATGTGAACGAGTTAGTAGAAAAAGTTCAATACTATTTAGGTTCAAACAAGGAATTATTTGACTGGTTCAAAGGATTTGTTGGTTATCAAGACAAACCAAAACATATCGAAAATATAGTACATGAAAAGCATAAGTTAGATTTGGATCTATGCGAAGCATATGGCCCAAGTTACAAAAAATTGCCTAAAACTGATACATTCATGCCTTGTTCCGGTAGAGATGAAATGTGTTGGGAAGTTTTGAATGATGATTGGGTTGGTCATCCTGTATGGGCTTCTGAAGATTCTGGGTTCATTGCCCATCGTAAAAATCAATACGAAGAGACATTATTCAAAATCGAAGAGGAAAGACATGAATATGATTTCTATATCGAATCAAATTTAAGAACCATCCAAACTTTAGAAACCATTGCAAGTAAAATCGCTAATATgactgaagaagaaagagCTAACTTTAAGTTACCTATTGGTTTAGGCCATACTTCTGTCacaatttatcaaaaagtTATTAGAAAAGTTTATGGAAAAGAAAGAggttttgaattaattgatgCATTGCACGAATATCCAGCTGTCGCAGTTCcaattattttgaaaaggTTAAAGcaaaaagatgaagaatGGAGGAGAGCCCAACGTGAGTGGAATAAAGTTTGGAGAGAATTACAACAAAAAGTTTATTACAAATCATTAGATCATTTAGGTTTAACTTTTAAACAAGctgataaaaaattattaaccACTAAACAATTGATCTCTGAAATAAGCAGTATTAAGGTAGATCAAACTAACAAAAAGTTACATTGGTTGACACCTAAACCCAAGAGTCAATTGGACTATAAAGTTGCAGATAGACAAATTCTATATGACATTCTAAAATTGACTGACGTATTCATAAATCATACTTCTAATTACTCAAATCCAGATAAAGAAAGATTAAGAGATTTCTTACAAAGCTTCATTtcattgtttttctttatccCACTAGCGGATATCAAGGCtgcaattaaaattagatcACCATTGGACGATACCAAAACAGACTCAGAAGAAAGTTCTGGTGACTCTGATAAATTTCCAAAGAAACGTAGTATTGAGGATGATGATATCTCATTTCATGATATATTAGACAAAGtgaaatatcaaaaagTTAAGCAAGGTTTAGACAAGAACGAAACTTTCTCTAATGACATTTCTTCAGCCACATCTGTTGATGACGATGAATTAATAAGACAAGAAGCACAAAAACCATGGTTATTAGGCAGTATTGTAGACGATGCAAATTCGCTAGGTATTATCCAAAACCGTTCCAAATATAACATATTTGGTAACACCAATATTTACGTCTTTATCCGTCatttaataactttatATGAACGATTAAATGAAGCTAAACAAATGAATGCAGAGGTCACTGAAGAGATTAAGAATAGATCGATTGTTCCATTTGcaaaagatttaaatttggTTTCCACTcagttaaaaaatatggGCTTAGATTTTGAGGGTACTGATAGTTATAAACAATTGCTAGATTTAAGCACAAGATTGATTGAAGGTAATCTTGAACATCATTGGTTTGAAGAAAGTTTACGTCAAGCTTTTAGAAATAAAGCCTTTAAGCTTTACACCATTGACAAGGTTACTCAATCGATTGTGAAACATGCTCATACTATTATGTCAGATACAAAGACAGCTGAAATTATGATGTTAATGGAAAAAGACAGAAGCTGCGCTACCACTAGTTCAAAAGATCAAATTTTGTATCGTTTACAAGCTAGATCTCACATGAGCACAACAGATAATATGTTCCGCATcgaatttaataaaagttCAGATAACATTAGTATCCAATATATCGGCATGGATGACTTAACTTTAGGTGAACCAAAGACTGCTGAAgaaaaatggaaatattatattaccTCTTATGCATTATCTCATCCAACAGAAGGTGTTCCACAGGAGGAAATTCAAATTCCATTTTTGGAGAAAATACTTGAAACTGAGGAAGCCTACgctgaagaagaagaagttattAACGATAAGTATTCACCAAAAGGTGTGTCGCAATCagatttaaagataaaaataagtCCAGAAAATTATGCTCTAGAAATTGAACCTGGTTCATTCGATACATTTTCTCGTCTATCGATGAACAAATACCCTATTGATGTAACTAGCGATGATTATAAGAATAAGAAGAAGCTATCTATTGATAGGGTGAATGCATTTTTAAACGGTAAATTTGGTTGGAAACAATCTCTGTCTGAAGACGAGATCAACAACATAAATCTTAAATACAGTCATATCAAAAAGTATGGTTCACTAAAGAATTATGTTGTTCCAGTTGTTGCTGCAATTCCAAACAAGcctttagaaaataaagaaaagactcaagaagaagaaacacCTGATGTTGCTAATTTGGAATCAAAGGTTGTCGAATCATCTAGTTCTACAACTAACGAAGTTAAAGCTTAA
- the RPB11 gene encoding DNA-directed RNA polymerase II core subunit RPB11 (similar to Saccharomyces cerevisiae RPB11 (YOL005C); ancestral locus Anc_6.30), whose amino-acid sequence MNAPDRFELFLLDEGQSKLQIEQDTKAANAVVITFEKEDHTLGNLIRNELLNDEKVLFAAYKVEHPLFARFKLRIQTEENYDPKDALKMACNNIINKLGILKTNFDTEWNLQTLASDDNF is encoded by the coding sequence ATGAATGCTCCAGACAGATTTGAATTGTTTCTTCTTGATGAAGGTCAGTCAAAATTGCAAATTGAACAAGATACAAAGGCTGCTAATGCTGTTGTGATCACctttgaaaaagaagatcATACTCTAGGTAATTTGATTagaaatgaattattaaacgATGAGAAAGTCTTGTTTGCAGCTTATAAGGTCGAACATCCATTGTTTGCTAGATTCAAATTAAGGATACAAACCGAAGAAAACTATGACCCAAAGGATGCTTTAAAGATGGcttgtaataatattattaacaaattaggtatattgaaaacaaaCTTCGACACTGAATGGAACTTACAAACTTTAGCATCTgatgataatttttaa
- the CDC5 gene encoding polo kinase CDC5 (similar to Saccharomyces cerevisiae CDC5 (YMR001C); ancestral locus Anc_6.31), whose protein sequence is MSLAPLQSINDQQLNARSNLHTPIKFNAFDKENEKYRTSVKRSGTDRNNNIQANQPQHKKKKEKLSSLCKTPPSLIKTRGRDYHRGHFLGEGGFARCFQFNDDSGKIFAAKTVAKLSIKSEKTRRKLLSEIQIHKSMKNVNIVQFIDCFEDDTNVYILLEICPNGSLMDLLKKRKSLTEPEVRFFTTQICGAIKYMHSRRVIHRDLKLGNIFFDKDYNLKIGDFGLAAVLANDRERKYTVCGTPNYIAPEVLMGKHTGHSYEVDIWSIGVMLYALLIGKPPFQSKDVNTIYERIKCCDFTFPKDKYISPEAKILIQDLLSLDPLERPSVDEIIDYVWFRGLFPPQIESDVMTNIPNYDNQLTMEQSIVNFKKCLESSGLLSDAAAVNPSSDKQPISIIKNNELQQLRKNVLPDSLSPGGTKYKYKEIVDIETQRKLNDLAREARIRRAHQAVAKKDLVATSTNIIKSEISLRILASECHLTLNGILEAEAQKKMGGLPPSRLPKVKHPIVVTKWVDYSNKHGFSYQLSTEDIGVLFNNGTTVLRLADAEEFWYISYDDKEGWVASHYLLGDKPRELTRHLEVIDFFSKYMRANLSRVSTFVREEYHKDDVFLRRYTRYKQFVMFELSDGTFQFNFKDHHKFAISDGGKLVTYISPSHESITYPLVEILKSGEIPDYPECKFLDKITLIKEGLKQKSTIVTVEQGQLR, encoded by the coding sequence ATGTCTTTAGCTCCATTACAGTCAATTAATGATCAGCAATTAAATGCTCGTTCAAATCTACATACTccaattaaatttaatgcattcgataaagaaaatgaaaaatatagaacTTCTGTAAAGAGGTCAGGCACTGAcagaaataataatatccaAGCAAATCAACCACAGCataagaaaaagaaagaaaaattatcatcaCTATGTAAAACTCCACCTTCTTTGATTAAAACAAGAGGAAGAGATTACCATAGAGGTCATTTCTTAGGAGAAGGTGGTTTCGCTCGTTGTTTCCaatttaatgatgataGTGGTAAGATATTTGCCGCTAAGACTGTTGCAAAATTATCCATAAAGTCAGAAAAgacaagaagaaaattattatctgaaattcaaattcataAAAGTAtgaaaaatgtaaatatagTACAATTCATAGATTGTTTCGAAGATGATACAAATGTATACATACTTTTAGAAATTTGCCCGAATGGTTCCTTGATGGATCtattgaagaaaagaaaaagctTGACTGAACCTGAAGTAAGATTTTTCACAACACAAATTTGTGGTGCCATTAAATATATGCATTCCAGGAGAGTTATTCATAGAGATTTGAAATTAggtaatattttttttgataaggattataatttaaaaattggtGACTTCGGTTTAGCCGCTGTGTTAGCTAATGAtagagaaagaaaatatacTGTGTGTGGTACACCAAACTACATTGCTCCAGAAGTTTTAATGGGTAAACATACAGGTCATTCCTATGAAGTCGATATTTGGTCGATAGGTGTAATGTTATATGCTTTGTTGATAGGTAAACCACCATTTCAATCAAAGGATGTCAACACAATTTatgaaagaataaaatGTTGTGATTTCACATTTCCAAAGgacaaatatatttctcCTGAAGCAAAAATTCTAATTCAAGATCTGTTATCATTAGATCCATTAGAAAGGCCTTCAGTCGATGAGATCATAGATTACGTTTGGTTTAGGGGTTTATTTCCACCGCAAATTGAATCAGACGTAATGACTAATATTCCAAATTACGATAATCAATTAACGATGGAACAATCTattgttaattttaaaaagtGTTTAGAAAGTTCAGGATTATTATCTGACGCTGCTGCTGTGAATCCAAGTAGTGACAAGCAACctatttcaataattaaaaacaatgaaTTACAACAACTAAGAAAAAATGTCTTGCCAGATTCTTTATCACCAGGTGGTAcgaaatataaatataaagaaattgtTGATATAGAGAcacaaagaaaattaaatgatctAGCACGTGAGGCAAGAATTCGTAGAGCTCATCAAGCAGTCGCTAAAAAAGATCTCGTTGCCACATCAacaaatatcattaaatcagaaatttcattaagGATCTTAGCAAGTGAGTGCCATTTAACATTAAATGGTATACTAGAAGCTGAAgctcaaaagaaaatgggTGGTTTACCGCCATCAAGATTACCAAAAGTGAAGCACCCAATTGTTGTGACAAAGTGGGTTGATTATTCCAATAAACATGGTTTTTCATATCAATTGTCAACAGAAGATATTGGTGTTCtatttaataatggtaCAACAGTACTAAGATTAGCGGACGCCGAAGAATTTTGGTACATTAGTTACGATGATAAAGAAGGTTGGGTAGCAAGTCATTATTTACTTGGAGATAAACCAAGGGAGCTAACGAGACATTTAGAAGTAATCGATTTTTTCTCTAAATATATGAGAGCAAATCTAAGTAGAGTTTCTACATTTGTTAGAGAAGAATATCATAAAGATGATGTCTTTTTAAGAAGATATACAAGATATAAGCAATTTGTTATGTTTGAATTAAGTGATGGTACATTccaatttaatttcaaagatCATCATAAATTTGCTATTTCTGATGGTGGTAAACTTGTTACATATATATCTCCATCTCATGAAAGTATAACATATCCATTAgttgaaattttgaaaagtgGAGAAATACCAGATTATCCAGAATGTAAATTCCTAGataaaataacattaattAAAGAAGGTCTAAAACAAAAATCAACAATTGTAACAGTAGAACAAGGTCAATTAAGATGA